A single region of the Vicia villosa cultivar HV-30 ecotype Madison, WI linkage group LG4, Vvil1.0, whole genome shotgun sequence genome encodes:
- the LOC131595344 gene encoding endoglucanase 25-like: MYGRDPWGGPLEINATDSATDEDRSRNLQELDRAALSRPLDETQQSWLLGPTEQKKKKKYVDLGCIIVSRKIFVWTVGTILCAAALAGLVVLIVKTVPRHHHKHPPPDNYTLALHKALMFFNAQKSGKLPKHNNVSWRGTSCMQDGKGDGVSAAIKDLVGGYYDAGDAIKFNFPAAFSITMLSWSVIEYSGKYEATGELDHVKEIIKWGTDYFLKTFNNTADTITTIAAQVGSGDTSDGSTTPNDHYCWMRPEDIDYDRPVTECHSCSELAAEMAAALAAASIVFKDNKAYSKKLVHGAGTLFKFSRDQRGRYSAGSAEASIFYNSTGYFDEFVWGGAWMYFATGNNTYLRLATNPGIAKHAGAFWGGPDYGVLSWDNKLAGAQVLLSRLRLFLSPGYPYEEILRTFHNQTSIIMCSYLPVFTSFNRTKGGLIQLNHGRPQPLQYVVNAAFLATLYSDYLDAADTPGWYCGPNFYSTEKLREFARTQIDYILGKNPRKMSYIVGFGNHYPKHVHHRGASIPKNKVKYNCKGGWKWRDTSKPNPNILVGAMVAGPDRHDGFHDVRSNYNYTEPTLAGNAGLVAALVALSGDKSIPIDKNTLFSAVPPMFPTPPPPPAPWKP, from the exons ATGTACGGAAGAGATCCATGGGGTGGTCCATTAGAGATCAACGCCACAGACTCAGCAACAGATGAAGATCGTAGCAGGAATCTTCAAGAGCTGGATAGAGCAGCGTTGTCTCGTCCATTAGATGAAACTCAACAGAGTTGGTTGTTGGGTCCCACtgaacagaagaagaagaagaagtatgTAGATCTGGGGTGTATCATTGTTAGCCGCAAGATCTTTGTTTGGACTGTTGGGACTATTCTCTGTGCTGCTGCTCTTGCTGGTTTGGTTGTGCTTATTGTTAAGACTGTTCCTCGCCATCATCATAAACATCCTCCTCCGGATAATTATACTCTTGCTCTTCATAAAGCTCTCATGTTCTTCAATGCACAAAAAT CTGGGAAACTTCCAAAGCATAACAATGTTTCTTGGAGGGGAACTTCGTGTATGCAAGATGGAAAGGGTGATGGTGTTTCTGCCGCGATCAAGGATCTGGTTGGTGGATACTATGATGCTGGAGATGCCATCAAGTTCAATTTTCCGGCTGCTTTTTCCATCACTATGTTGAGTTGGAGTGTTATTGAGTATAGTGGTAAATATGAAGCTACCGgggagcttgatcatgtcaaggAAATCATTAAATGGGGTACTGATTATTTTCTCAAGACATTCAATAATACTGCTGATACCATTACCACTATTGCTGCTCAG GTTGGGAGTGGAGATACCTCAGATGGAAGTACGACACCCAATGATCACTACTGCTGGATGCGTCCAGAAGACATTGATTACGACAGGCCAGTCACCGAATGTCACAGTTGTTCGGAGCTTGCTGCAGAGATGGCTGCTGCCTTGGCGGCTGCATCTATTGTTTTCAAAGACAACAAAGCCTATTCCAAGAAACTTGTTCATGGTGCCGGTACACTTTTTAAGTTTTCCAGGGATCAGAGAGGCAGATACAGTGCAGGTAGTGCCGAGGCTTCGATATTCTACAATTCTACCGGCTATTTTGATGAGTTTGTTTGGGGAGGCGCGTGGATGTACTTTGCCACCGGAAATAACACGTACCTTAGGCTTGCTACTAATCCCGGTATTGCTAAACATGCCGGTGCTTTCTGGGGAGGCCCTGATTACGGAGTACTGAGCTGGGATAACAAGCTTGCTGGTGCACAG GTTCTTCTTAGTCGTTTGAGGTTGTTCTTGAGTCCTGGGTATCCATACGAAGAAATTCTAAGGACCTTCCACAATCAGACCAGTATAATCATGTGCTCCTACCTACCTGTGTTCACAAGCTTTAACAGAACCAAAG GAGGCTTGATTCAATTAAATCATGGTAGGCCTCAGCCCCTCCAATATGTTGTCAATGCAGCCTTTTTGGCTACCCTATACAGTGATTACCTTGATGCTGCCGATACACCTGGGTGGTATTGTGGACCTAATTTCTATTCAACCGAAAAACTCCGCGAGTTTGCTAGGACACAG ATTGATTACATCCTTGGGAAGAATCCACGGAAAATGAGCTATATTGTAGGTTTTGGTAATCATTATCCAAAACATGTTCACCATAGAGGTGCATCTATACCAAAGAACAAGGTTAAATATAACTGCAAAGGTGGATGGAAATGGAGGGACACATCAAAGCCAAATCCAAATATACTTGTTGGTGCCATGGTTGCTGGTCCTGACAGGCACGACGGTTTCCATGATGTTCGATCAAACTACAATTACACAGAGCCAACACTTGCTGGAAATGCTGGTTTAGTAGCAGCATTAGTCGCACTATCAGGTGACAAAAGCATACCGATTGACAAAAATACTCTTTTCTCTGCTGTTCCACCAATGTTTCcaacaccaccaccacctccagcACCATGGAAACCATAA
- the LOC131595345 gene encoding MLO-like protein 13 isoform X3 produces the protein MAEEELNQSLEYTPTWIVAVVCSVIVFISLCVERALHRLGKYLKRKNQKALSRALKKLEEELMLLGFISLLLTVFQGLISHICIPPKYATKMLPCKRSQGSSQGSEHDLIYYDTIINRRRLLSTDTGSQHCRLEGKVPLLSLEGLHHLHIFIFVLAVVHVVFCVTTVVLGGARIRQWKSWEDHAKKNTIDSSETLRKELDEFLNKHAQGHWRKAAVVGWLRSFFKQFFSSVTKYDYLALRHGFIKEHHPNDPDFNFYDYMMRTLEVDFRKVVGISWYLWVFVVLFLLLNLDGWHTYFWLAFLPLILDDVTDTTSCGG, from the exons ATGGCAGAAGAAGAACTGAACCAGTCTCTTGAATATACACCAACATGGATTGTTGCAGTCGTTTGCTCCGTCATTGTTTTCATCTCTCTGTGCGTTGAGCGTGCTCTTCACCGCCTTGGAAAG TACTTAAAGAGGAAAAATCAGAAAGCATTATCTAGAGCCTTAAAAAAATTGGAAGAAG AGTTGATGCTCTTAGGGTTCATTTCCCTTCTCTTAACCGTCTTTCAAGGTCTAATAAGCCACATTTGCATCCCACCTAAGTATGCAACCAAAATGCTTCCATGCAAGAGGTCTCAAGGATCTTCACAAGGTTCAGAACATGATCTGATATACTATGATACTATAATCAACAGAAGAAGGCTTTTATCTACAGATACCGGTTCACAGCATTGTAGACTAGAG GGGAAGGTACCATTGTTATCGCTGGAAGGATTGCATCATCTTCATATTTTCATCTTTGTATTGGCTGTTGTACATGTAGTATTCTGTGTCACAACAGTGGTTCTCGGAGGTGCAAGG ATTCGTCAGTGGAAAAGCTGGGAGGATCATGCTAAGAAGAATACGATAGACTCAA GTGAAACTCTTAGAAAAGAGCTAGACGAGTTCTTAAATAAACATGCTCAGGGGCATTGGAGAAAAGCAGCTGTAGTTGGCTGGCTT AGatcatttttcaaacaatttttttccTCAGTTACAAAATATGACTACCTTGCACTGCGGCATGGATTTATCAAG GAACACCATCCAAACGATCccgattttaatttttatgattacATGATGCGGACACTTGAAGTTGACTTCAGAAAAGTTGTTGGCATAAG CTGGTATCTTTGGGTCTTTGTCGTGCTGTTTTTGCTGCTGAATCTCGACG GGTGGCACACTTATTTTTGGCTGGCTTTTTTACCA